One Candidatus Cloacimonas sp. DNA window includes the following coding sequences:
- a CDS encoding FtsW/RodA/SpoVE family cell cycle protein — translation MKRSKTQRYIVSFDKMILIAYLLLCLIGLVVMLDISSVQSSMHYFYKQILFLFISTILAVVILYVFNLEKLRVLSPYLVYLTIILLIIVLIKGSTIKGATRQIDLGFINFQPSVLARLALVFYFAHILDKKNDELVSSNTGQFFSNLFALLLITAITFILIIKEKHLSTLIIGGVTLYGMLIYAGAKKRVLLTLALVGILAAGLVLVKGADYRKGRLTTYKKFSLFLRPKGEVKIEDSDYQVKESLTALSSGGLIGTGMARGRAKHYYLPEARTDYIYTVIGEEWGFIGALIVFGLHCFLFFRCMWMANSQENRFLKFLGVGLAMNIFCNVLVNTGVAMSILPPTGNTLPFISYGGSALLMDSIALGMLLNISAQRRYV, via the coding sequence ATGAAAAGAAGTAAAACACAACGCTATATTGTTAGTTTTGACAAGATGATTTTGATTGCCTACCTTTTATTATGTTTAATAGGACTGGTAGTTATGCTTGATATTTCTTCCGTCCAGAGTTCTATGCACTATTTTTACAAACAGATTCTCTTTCTGTTCATATCTACCATTCTGGCAGTTGTTATTCTTTATGTATTCAATCTGGAAAAACTTAGGGTGCTTTCTCCTTACCTTGTTTATCTTACGATAATCCTACTGATTATTGTTCTGATAAAAGGAAGCACAATAAAAGGAGCTACTCGTCAAATCGATTTGGGATTTATCAATTTCCAGCCAAGTGTTTTAGCGCGTTTAGCATTGGTTTTTTATTTCGCTCATATTTTGGACAAAAAGAACGATGAGCTGGTCAGCTCCAATACGGGTCAATTCTTCAGTAATTTATTCGCTTTATTGTTAATTACGGCTATCACTTTCATCCTAATTATTAAAGAGAAGCACTTAAGTACTTTAATAATTGGGGGAGTAACACTGTATGGGATGCTAATCTATGCAGGGGCAAAAAAACGCGTTCTTTTAACTTTGGCATTAGTTGGAATCCTTGCTGCCGGCTTAGTTTTAGTAAAAGGTGCTGACTATAGAAAAGGACGCCTCACCACTTATAAAAAGTTCAGCTTGTTTTTAAGACCCAAAGGTGAAGTTAAAATAGAAGATAGCGATTACCAAGTAAAAGAGAGTTTAACGGCTCTTTCCAGTGGTGGCCTTATTGGGACAGGAATGGCAAGAGGCAGAGCCAAACATTATTATCTTCCGGAAGCACGCACAGATTATATTTACACTGTAATCGGTGAAGAATGGGGTTTTATCGGTGCTCTAATTGTTTTTGGTTTACATTGTTTTCTCTTCTTCCGATGTATGTGGATGGCAAATTCACAGGAGAACCGATTCTTAAAATTTCTGGGAGTCGGTTTGGCAATGAATATTTTTTGTAATGTTCTGGTTAATACGGGGGTAGCTATGTCCATTTTACCTCCAACGGGAAATACTTTACCTTTTATCAGTTATGGAGGTTCCGCTTTACTAATGGATTCCATTGCTTTGGGTATGCTATTAAATATTAGCGCCCAAAGGAGATATGTATGA